One Burkholderia pyrrocinia DNA segment encodes these proteins:
- a CDS encoding HAL/PAL/TAL family ammonia-lyase, with the protein MQRFLMRSAVALALFAAVPAFADVTLDGRSVTPESIARIADGEAVSIAPAARQRVVAAHDVLLKAAAAGQQIYGLTVGVGLNKDREMVDAHGKLSQEVIDASTRFNIGLIHAHSGSVGPDMSVRVARAAMAARLNAMLDGGAGVQPAIVDAYAQFLNRGVTPAMPADGSIGEADITILSHVGLAMLGEGDVYYQGRKLAAADALKSAGIATIRPYGKDALAILSSNAYSAGMAALALTDMARLAQVSKVVFALSLQGLNGNVSPFREDTLALRPFPATLRAGSALRTLLAGSSLWNRDPDRPLQDPLSFRSGVYLLGEEDRTYDEARALLQVQLNSSDDNPGVAVGVTPKSNRAQDTAGYVDSGGAVLPSANFEPLPWVLAFEQLGLALGHNALASAQRIVKLNDPHLTGLARFLGTEETVHAFGAMEKPPTALAMTVKSLAMPVSLDYLPVAGGIEDVATNAPEIVQRVQKQIDSSYALLGLELVEAAQAIDLRQRKQPSFTLAPATQPLYRALRTKVAFLERDRPLTPDFRAADTLLRAYRD; encoded by the coding sequence ATGCAACGCTTCCTCATGCGGAGCGCGGTCGCGCTCGCGCTTTTCGCCGCCGTCCCGGCCTTCGCGGACGTCACGCTCGACGGCCGTTCCGTCACGCCCGAATCCATCGCGCGCATCGCCGACGGCGAAGCCGTGTCGATCGCACCGGCCGCCCGCCAGCGGGTCGTCGCCGCGCACGACGTGCTGCTGAAGGCCGCCGCGGCCGGCCAGCAGATCTACGGGCTGACGGTCGGCGTCGGCCTCAATAAAGACCGCGAGATGGTCGACGCGCACGGCAAGCTGAGCCAGGAGGTCATCGACGCATCGACGCGCTTCAACATCGGGCTGATCCACGCACACTCGGGCAGCGTCGGCCCCGACATGAGCGTGCGCGTCGCCCGCGCCGCGATGGCCGCACGCCTGAACGCGATGCTCGACGGCGGCGCCGGCGTGCAGCCGGCGATCGTCGATGCGTACGCGCAATTCCTCAATCGCGGCGTCACGCCGGCGATGCCGGCGGACGGCTCGATCGGCGAAGCCGACATCACGATCCTGAGCCACGTCGGCCTCGCGATGCTCGGCGAAGGCGACGTGTACTACCAGGGGCGCAAGCTCGCCGCCGCCGACGCACTGAAGTCGGCCGGCATCGCGACGATCCGTCCGTACGGCAAGGATGCGCTCGCGATCCTCAGTTCCAACGCGTATTCGGCCGGCATGGCAGCGCTGGCGCTCACCGACATGGCGCGTCTCGCGCAGGTGTCGAAGGTCGTGTTCGCACTGAGCCTGCAGGGGCTGAACGGCAACGTGTCGCCGTTCCGCGAGGACACGCTGGCACTGCGGCCGTTCCCGGCCACGCTGCGCGCCGGCTCGGCGCTGCGCACGCTGCTCGCGGGCAGCAGCCTGTGGAATCGCGATCCGGACCGGCCGCTGCAGGATCCGCTCAGCTTCCGCTCCGGCGTCTACCTGCTCGGCGAAGAGGATCGCACCTACGACGAGGCGCGCGCGTTGCTGCAGGTCCAGCTCAATTCGAGCGACGACAACCCGGGCGTCGCGGTCGGCGTCACGCCGAAGTCGAACCGCGCGCAGGATACGGCCGGTTATGTCGACAGCGGCGGCGCGGTGCTGCCGAGCGCGAACTTCGAACCGCTGCCGTGGGTGCTCGCGTTCGAACAGCTCGGGCTCGCGCTTGGCCACAACGCGCTCGCGTCCGCGCAGCGCATCGTCAAGCTGAACGACCCGCACCTCACCGGCCTCGCCCGCTTCCTCGGCACCGAGGAGACCGTGCATGCGTTCGGCGCGATGGAGAAGCCGCCGACCGCGCTCGCGATGACGGTGAAGTCGCTCGCGATGCCCGTGTCGCTCGACTACCTGCCGGTCGCCGGCGGCATCGAGGACGTCGCGACGAATGCGCCCGAAATCGTGCAGCGCGTGCAGAAACAGATCGACTCGAGCTACGCGCTGCTCGGCCTCGAACTCGTCGAAGCCGCGCAGGCGATCGACCTGCGCCAGCGCAAGCAGCCGTCGTTCACGCTCGCGCCGGCCACGCAGCCGCTCTACCGCGCGCTGCGCACGAAGGTCGCGTTCCTCGAGCGCGACCGCCCGCTCACGCCCGACTTCCGGGCCGCCGATACGCTGCTGCGCGCGTATCGCGACTGA